The Planktothrix tepida PCC 9214 genome has a segment encoding these proteins:
- a CDS encoding tetratricopeptide repeat protein: MSEELTPSLFPVDSPPPTQPASKLGFLGVFKAWPEYNKGNRFYKLGRYEFAFERYDQAVNYKPDWYSAWLRRGNSLRKLKRYKDALASYDRAIKIKPEDYWAWTFRGIALAKLERCEEAVASFDKAITIEPENFEAWYERGLALEALLQYKAAAASYKRAIEIKPNVSSIWYHQANALMNEERYSDAVASYDRAIQLQPANYEAWFNRGEMLLSQQKYADAIASYEQAIQLQPKSYQAWFNRGIALQKLRRYTEAITSYDTVIQLQPQDYEVWFYKGMALLHHQQHQAALTCLNQALQINPDSAAIWISRAQALLDLKQYQAAIASFDKATQLNSNFPEAWLGRGKTLCELKQYQEAIIAYDNALQIQPDFLDAWNCRGEALEQLDRFEEALIAYDKVVQMTTEDTALATKAGLQRGEALEKLERYDEAIIAYKKVIRVQPDNFDVWVHLGKTLEKVEKYSEAAEAFQQAVKIWPESYSTWLKWGLALESAQRYQDALNVYDKIIQQKPDYYQAWIRRGMTFEQMNCYQDANRSYGVALEMQPNSAEAVIHRNRVNLKLKNNPNKDL, encoded by the coding sequence ATGTCGGAAGAGTTAACCCCCTCCCTGTTTCCTGTGGACTCTCCTCCACCCACTCAACCCGCCTCTAAATTAGGATTTTTAGGCGTTTTTAAAGCATGGCCTGAATATAATAAAGGCAATCGATTTTATAAATTAGGACGCTATGAATTTGCCTTTGAACGATATGATCAAGCGGTAAATTATAAACCCGATTGGTATTCTGCCTGGTTAAGACGGGGAAATAGTTTGCGGAAATTAAAACGTTATAAAGATGCCTTAGCATCTTATGATCGGGCGATTAAAATTAAACCAGAAGATTATTGGGCGTGGACGTTTCGGGGTATTGCTTTAGCTAAATTAGAACGATGTGAAGAAGCGGTGGCTTCCTTTGATAAAGCGATTACTATTGAACCGGAAAATTTTGAAGCTTGGTATGAACGGGGTTTAGCGTTAGAAGCATTATTACAATATAAAGCAGCGGCAGCTTCTTATAAACGAGCTATTGAAATTAAACCGAATGTTTCTTCGATTTGGTATCATCAAGCCAATGCTTTAATGAATGAAGAACGTTATAGTGATGCGGTGGCTTCTTATGATCGGGCAATTCAATTACAGCCTGCTAATTATGAAGCTTGGTTTAATCGGGGTGAAATGTTATTAAGTCAACAGAAATATGCCGATGCGATCGCGTCTTATGAACAAGCGATTCAATTGCAACCCAAGAGTTATCAAGCCTGGTTTAATCGAGGAATTGCTTTACAAAAATTACGGCGATATACAGAAGCGATTACGTCCTATGATACGGTAATTCAACTGCAACCCCAGGATTATGAAGTTTGGTTTTATAAAGGCATGGCGTTACTGCATCATCAACAACATCAAGCCGCCTTAACTTGTTTAAATCAAGCCTTACAAATTAATCCTGATTCGGCTGCAATTTGGATTAGTCGCGCTCAAGCCTTATTAGACTTAAAACAATATCAAGCCGCGATCGCATCCTTTGATAAAGCCACCCAATTAAACTCTAATTTTCCTGAAGCTTGGTTAGGTCGAGGCAAAACCCTGTGTGAACTCAAACAATATCAAGAAGCGATTATTGCCTATGATAATGCCTTGCAAATTCAACCGGATTTTCTGGATGCTTGGAATTGTCGAGGAGAAGCTTTAGAACAATTAGATCGGTTTGAAGAAGCGTTAATTGCCTATGATAAAGTGGTACAAATGACCACAGAAGATACCGCCTTAGCAACAAAAGCAGGCTTACAACGGGGGGAAGCATTAGAAAAATTAGAACGCTATGATGAGGCGATTATTGCTTATAAAAAAGTGATTCGGGTACAACCGGATAATTTTGATGTCTGGGTACATTTAGGGAAAACTTTAGAAAAGGTTGAAAAGTATTCAGAAGCCGCAGAAGCCTTTCAGCAAGCGGTAAAAATTTGGCCGGAATCCTATTCTACTTGGTTAAAATGGGGATTAGCCTTAGAATCAGCCCAACGCTATCAAGATGCGTTAAATGTTTATGACAAAATTATTCAACAGAAACCCGACTATTATCAAGCTTGGATTCGTCGAGGTATGACCTTTGAACAAATGAATTGTTATCAGGATGCGAATCGTTCCTATGGTGTCGCCTTAGAAATGCAACCCAATTCTGCTGAAGCGGTCATTCATCGAAATCGTGTGAATTTGAAGTTAAAAAATAATCCCAATAAAGACTTATAG
- a CDS encoding DUF433 domain-containing protein has product MSKISRPKYPYHVPIYSTVDAARYLNIPVSTLRTWIKGRSYPTKTGHKDFRPLIQRPDPDYSQLSFTNLIEAHVLRVIRTVHNIPLDKVRLALDYISEQFKTEHPLVLKKFSSDGVDLFIEQVEHLINASRSGQLAMKQVLNHLLNRIEWDEENIAARLFPFIEAYGEDSPEKIITIDPNISFGKPTISKTGVPTKIVTELYDAGDSLEEIASDYNCTILQIKTAILFESKLRVA; this is encoded by the coding sequence ATGAGCAAAATATCCCGCCCAAAATATCCCTATCATGTTCCGATTTATTCAACAGTAGATGCTGCCCGATATCTTAATATACCAGTATCGACTCTTAGAACTTGGATAAAAGGACGCTCTTACCCAACAAAAACAGGACACAAAGACTTTAGACCCCTGATCCAACGTCCAGATCCCGACTATTCTCAACTCTCTTTTACTAACCTAATAGAAGCCCATGTGTTGAGAGTTATTCGTACCGTTCATAATATTCCCCTTGATAAAGTCAGACTTGCTCTTGACTATATCAGTGAACAATTTAAAACCGAACATCCCTTAGTTCTCAAAAAATTTAGTAGCGATGGCGTTGACCTTTTTATCGAACAAGTCGAACATTTAATTAATGCGTCTCGTTCTGGACAATTAGCCATGAAACAAGTCTTAAACCATCTTCTTAACCGTATAGAATGGGATGAGGAAAACATTGCTGCTAGACTCTTCCCTTTTATTGAAGCTTATGGGGAAGACTCCCCCGAAAAAATAATAACGATTGATCCTAATATCTCCTTTGGAAAACCTACAATTTCTAAAACAGGAGTTCCTACAAAAATTGTAACTGAACTTTACGATGCAGGGGACTCCCTAGAAGAAATTGCCTCAGACTATAACTGTACTATTTTACAGATAAAAACAGCAATTTTATTCGAGTCCAAATTACGGGTAGCATGA
- a CDS encoding phosphotransacetylase family protein, whose amino-acid sequence MAESVKYLLIGSTEPYTGKSTIALGMAHLFQGKGLDIAYGKPLATDWSDGDEKNDADLQFVAQTLKLSEGQLRFPILTLDETTIHRRLLGEDRANYSQALMSYRQKSSADLIFLEGPRTLQEGLLFNLSVPQMAEQLDACVLLVARLHSHLAVDDLLLAQQRLGDRLLGIVINDVPPEELEITTTQMQPFLEVQGIPVFGVIPRNPILRSVTVKELVNQLKAQVLCCKERLDLMVESLSVGAMNVSSAMKYFDKSSNMAVVTGGDRTDIQLAALEKSTHCLILTGQLPPAPMVLSRAEDLEVPVLSVDLDTLATVEIIDRAFGHVRLHEPIKVESVNQLMKEHFHLDRFIQRLGISFPVSVMN is encoded by the coding sequence GTGGCTGAATCCGTCAAGTATTTATTAATCGGGTCAACAGAGCCTTATACCGGGAAATCGACAATTGCCTTGGGTATGGCTCATCTGTTTCAGGGTAAAGGCTTAGACATTGCTTACGGTAAGCCTTTAGCCACCGATTGGAGTGATGGAGATGAAAAGAACGATGCTGACCTTCAGTTCGTTGCTCAAACGTTAAAATTGTCTGAGGGACAACTTCGATTCCCTATTTTGACTTTGGATGAAACAACCATTCATCGGCGTTTGCTGGGTGAAGATCGGGCTAACTATAGTCAAGCCCTCATGTCCTATCGGCAAAAATCCTCGGCGGATTTAATTTTTCTTGAAGGGCCACGAACCTTGCAAGAGGGACTGTTATTTAATTTATCTGTACCTCAAATGGCCGAGCAATTGGATGCTTGCGTTCTGTTGGTCGCTCGTTTACATTCTCATCTGGCTGTGGATGATTTGCTCTTAGCTCAACAACGTTTAGGCGATCGCTTATTAGGTATTGTTATTAATGATGTTCCCCCGGAAGAACTAGAAATTACAACCACTCAAATGCAACCGTTTTTGGAAGTGCAGGGAATTCCTGTCTTTGGGGTTATACCGAGAAATCCAATTTTACGCAGTGTAACGGTTAAAGAATTAGTCAACCAGTTGAAGGCGCAGGTACTTTGCTGTAAGGAACGCTTAGACTTGATGGTCGAAAGTCTCAGTGTCGGGGCGATGAATGTGAGTTCCGCCATGAAATATTTTGATAAATCTAGCAATATGGCTGTTGTCACCGGAGGCGATCGCACCGATATTCAATTGGCGGCTTTAGAAAAATCTACCCATTGTTTAATCCTCACGGGTCAACTTCCCCCCGCACCGATGGTATTAAGTCGGGCTGAAGATTTAGAAGTTCCGGTTTTATCGGTTGATCTCGATACATTAGCAACGGTAGAAATTATTGATCGCGCGTTTGGTCATGTTCGCCTCCATGAACCGATTAAAGTAGAATCAGTGAATCAACTGATGAAAGAACATTTTCATCTGGATCGCTTTATTCAACGGTTAGGAATTTCTTTTCCCGTATCCGTGATGAATTAA
- the ebsA gene encoding type IV pilus biogenesis protein EbsA has protein sequence MTDPTVALTQLKVAEKREYVVYIPYYDEKKRKYLPYSISLYKEKSLEGARNIDGGDGIPFVATWNVSSLPADLTRCRVQFDGNADLSYEVILCNHEFIKYLIEVLQNFSRTRTIDFSQEFYKRLLHLDH, from the coding sequence ATGACTGATCCCACAGTGGCTTTAACTCAACTCAAAGTCGCCGAGAAACGGGAATATGTAGTTTATATTCCCTACTATGATGAAAAGAAACGTAAATATTTACCTTATTCGATTAGCCTTTATAAAGAAAAAAGTTTAGAAGGTGCTCGCAATATTGATGGCGGAGATGGCATTCCTTTTGTAGCAACTTGGAACGTCTCTTCTTTACCTGCGGATTTAACCCGTTGTCGGGTTCAGTTTGATGGCAATGCCGATCTCAGTTATGAGGTGATCCTGTGCAACCATGAGTTTATTAAATATTTAATTGAAGTTTTGCAAAATTTTAGCCGGACTCGGACGATTGATTTTTCTCAGGAGTTTTACAAACGGCTCTTGCATTTGGATCATTAA
- a CDS encoding nuclease-related domain-containing protein, with protein MKYLQQSSVLQKKFSEQVNEKVSANRDEFKQSIKSNLNNNFIGEFAGFFFDIKQFKNQFKGKLGETIISFLLKSLPDSWVMFSNAIIPASSGRFTEIDHLIIGTQGVFLIEVKAWKGSYSAYKDQWKMRDGKHWVPLSKSPSEQSRYHQQVFTEWIHKQVADLPSDFITAPVVFTLTKWIGTNQCSVPVVQGSIALMQLIQDTPVRLNLQQVQAISDAVQYYLPSDNAVEEKVSNLETIKKPKIEIVKKSKIEPKIERVESQESAIFKQAIDDVLNWLKNLPQTSDLQIVETQPEYQAQKIDLLLTTNKGTFKIKITPDSCNTTENFFFETNPSGAFMSSQADWLFYYFVNSRLLYLLPLPETRNWLKDNLNQFSSKFIDNENKKIIGKLVSINDLIENINEARVIRL; from the coding sequence ATGAAATATTTACAACAATCAAGTGTACTTCAAAAAAAGTTCTCGGAGCAAGTTAATGAAAAAGTTTCTGCGAATCGAGATGAATTTAAACAATCTATAAAAAGCAATTTAAATAATAATTTTATAGGTGAATTTGCCGGATTTTTCTTTGATATAAAGCAGTTTAAAAATCAATTTAAAGGAAAATTAGGGGAAACAATCATTTCATTCCTATTAAAATCTTTACCAGATAGCTGGGTTATGTTTAGCAATGCGATAATTCCTGCATCTTCTGGGAGGTTCACAGAAATTGATCACTTAATTATCGGTACTCAAGGTGTTTTTTTAATCGAGGTTAAAGCTTGGAAAGGATCATATAGTGCTTACAAAGATCAATGGAAAATGCGAGATGGGAAACACTGGGTTCCTCTATCTAAAAGTCCTAGTGAACAAAGTCGATATCATCAGCAGGTTTTTACTGAATGGATTCACAAACAAGTTGCTGATTTACCATCAGATTTCATAACAGCACCTGTTGTATTTACCTTAACCAAATGGATAGGGACTAATCAATGTTCTGTTCCTGTAGTACAAGGAAGTATAGCATTAATGCAGCTAATACAAGATACACCTGTGCGTCTTAATCTTCAACAAGTACAAGCAATATCAGATGCAGTACAATATTATCTACCCAGCGATAATGCTGTAGAAGAAAAAGTTTCAAACTTAGAAACAATCAAGAAGCCTAAAATCGAAATAGTCAAGAAGTCTAAAATAGAACCTAAAATCGAAAGAGTAGAAAGTCAGGAATCGGCTATTTTTAAACAAGCAATTGATGACGTGCTGAATTGGTTAAAAAATTTACCTCAAACGTCAGATTTACAAATTGTTGAAACACAACCTGAATATCAAGCACAAAAAATCGATTTATTATTGACCACGAATAAAGGAACTTTTAAAATCAAGATCACACCTGATTCATGCAATACAACAGAAAATTTCTTCTTTGAAACCAATCCTTCAGGAGCTTTTATGAGTTCTCAAGCTGATTGGCTATTTTATTATTTTGTTAATTCTCGTTTGCTTTATCTCTTACCTCTACCAGAAACGCGAAATTGGCTGAAAGACAATCTTAATCAATTCTCATCAAAATTTATAGACAATGAAAACAAGAAAATTATCGGTAAATTAGTATCAATTAATGATTTAATAGAAAATATTAATGAAGCTAGGGTAATTCGGCTTTAA
- the priA gene encoding primosomal protein N': MSSLICDQSKFIVAEPGASYSQDNSRDSVWGSERFVEVLVDVPYSFNSEDQEEQKLFIYRVPSDLRVKPGDIVSVPFGTQQLGGIAIQLLEQLSPDLPEHRVKAVEDIICNGFFPSTYWQLLQQVSNYYQTPLISVIRTALPPGLLGRSQRRIRLTSEPIPKDAQLFLNPPAASILNLLKSSETGDFTWKYLKQNVINPQRGLKDLLQRNWVESYLEPPSPPRPKLKQAVTLVDDIIPLDLTPRQQEVLTVVIKVLKQQGGELWFNDLIKICSTSSSLLKNLAEKGCIVITEREILRQNQGIFQTSDQPKVLNQYQTESLQTINSLSGYAQVLLHGVTGSGKTEVYLQAIAPILTQGKSALVLVPEIGLTPQLTDRFRARFCDQVFVYHSALSDGERYDTWRNMTLGLPQIIIGTRSAIFAPLPKLGLIILDEEHDSSFKQDQPSPCYHARKVAQWRAELENCPLILGSATPSLESWLEIKHKTQQNRFYLSLPERIQARPLPPIKIVDMRQELRQGNRSIFSYDLQTALHQLKKTRQQGILFIHRRGHSTFVSCRSCGYVMECPHCDVSLAYHHEHPDAAQLLRCHYCNYSQLYPQRCPDCDSPYFKHFGSGTQRVTEELNRLFPELKCIRFDSDTTSRKNAHRTLLTQFANGEADLLVGTQMLTKGLDLASVSLVGIVSADGLLHLSDYRASERAFQTLVQVAGRAGRGNDPGRVILQTYTPEHPVIQAVQRHDYKSFVATELQQRQELNYPPYGRLILLRLSSFNQQDVEETAQKLAEFLLENNLNSDFELLGPAPAPILRVANRYRWQILIKTSQESSIILPKFSEFNSSSVYITIDIDPLHL, encoded by the coding sequence ATGTCTTCTTTGATTTGTGATCAATCTAAGTTTATTGTTGCTGAACCGGGTGCATCTTACTCTCAAGATAATTCCCGTGATTCTGTTTGGGGTTCAGAACGATTTGTTGAAGTATTAGTTGATGTTCCTTATAGTTTTAACTCAGAAGATCAAGAGGAACAAAAGTTATTTATTTATCGAGTTCCTTCAGATTTAAGGGTAAAGCCTGGAGATATCGTTAGTGTTCCCTTTGGAACTCAACAATTAGGAGGAATTGCAATTCAGTTGCTTGAACAACTGTCTCCTGATTTACCCGAACATCGAGTCAAAGCAGTTGAAGATATTATTTGTAACGGTTTCTTCCCTTCAACCTATTGGCAACTCTTACAACAGGTTTCTAATTATTATCAAACCCCTTTAATTTCAGTGATTCGGACGGCTTTACCCCCTGGGTTATTAGGAAGAAGTCAACGTCGCATTCGTTTAACCTCTGAACCTATCCCCAAGGATGCTCAATTATTTTTAAATCCGCCTGCTGCTTCTATTTTAAATCTTTTAAAATCTTCAGAAACCGGAGATTTTACTTGGAAATATTTAAAACAAAATGTGATTAATCCTCAACGAGGATTAAAAGATTTATTACAACGAAACTGGGTGGAAAGTTATTTAGAACCTCCTAGTCCCCCTCGTCCAAAATTAAAACAAGCGGTTACATTAGTTGATGATATTATCCCCTTAGATTTAACTCCCCGCCAACAGGAAGTTTTAACGGTTGTGATTAAAGTTCTCAAACAACAGGGAGGAGAACTTTGGTTCAATGACTTAATTAAAATTTGTAGTACCAGTTCTAGCTTATTAAAAAATTTAGCAGAAAAAGGCTGTATTGTTATCACTGAAAGAGAAATTTTAAGACAAAATCAAGGAATTTTTCAAACTTCCGATCAGCCTAAAGTTTTAAATCAATATCAAACGGAATCTTTACAAACCATTAACTCTTTATCCGGTTATGCTCAAGTTTTATTACACGGGGTTACAGGGTCAGGAAAAACCGAAGTTTATTTACAAGCGATCGCACCTATTCTAACTCAAGGGAAATCTGCATTAGTCTTAGTTCCTGAAATTGGCTTAACCCCCCAATTAACCGACCGATTTCGCGCTCGTTTTTGCGATCAAGTTTTCGTCTATCATAGTGCTCTTTCCGATGGAGAACGTTATGATACCTGGCGCAATATGACCTTGGGTTTACCTCAAATTATTATCGGAACTCGTTCAGCAATATTCGCCCCCTTACCGAAATTAGGATTAATTATTTTAGACGAAGAACATGATAGCAGTTTCAAACAAGATCAACCTTCTCCCTGTTATCATGCTCGAAAAGTTGCTCAATGGCGCGCTGAATTAGAAAATTGTCCTTTAATATTAGGATCAGCAACTCCATCCTTAGAAAGCTGGTTAGAAATTAAACACAAAACCCAACAAAATCGGTTTTATTTATCCCTTCCTGAACGCATTCAAGCCCGACCCCTTCCCCCCATCAAAATCGTTGATATGCGTCAAGAATTGCGTCAAGGAAATCGATCTATTTTTAGTTATGATTTACAAACCGCCTTACACCAACTCAAAAAAACTCGCCAACAAGGAATCTTATTTATCCATCGTCGGGGACACAGTACCTTTGTTTCCTGTCGCAGTTGTGGTTATGTGATGGAATGTCCCCATTGTGATGTGTCATTAGCGTATCATCATGAACATCCCGATGCAGCCCAACTGTTAAGATGTCATTATTGTAATTATAGTCAATTGTATCCCCAACGTTGTCCTGATTGTGACTCTCCCTATTTTAAACATTTTGGCAGTGGAACCCAACGGGTAACAGAAGAATTAAACCGCTTATTCCCTGAGTTAAAATGTATTCGATTTGATAGTGATACCACCTCTCGAAAAAATGCTCACCGCACTCTATTAACTCAATTTGCAAATGGAGAAGCCGATCTATTAGTGGGAACCCAAATGTTAACCAAAGGGTTAGATTTAGCCTCCGTTAGTTTAGTCGGAATTGTATCCGCCGATGGGTTATTACATTTATCAGATTATCGCGCTAGTGAACGCGCCTTTCAAACCTTAGTCCAAGTCGCAGGACGAGCAGGAAGAGGAAATGATCCAGGGCGAGTGATTTTACAAACCTACACCCCCGAACATCCGGTGATTCAAGCGGTACAACGTCATGATTATAAATCCTTTGTCGCCACCGAATTACAACAGCGACAGGAATTAAATTATCCGCCTTATGGTCGTTTAATTCTATTACGGTTAAGTAGTTTTAATCAGCAAGATGTTGAAGAAACTGCTCAAAAATTAGCAGAATTTTTATTAGAAAATAATCTTAATTCTGATTTTGAATTATTAGGCCCTGCTCCTGCTCCTATTCTTCGAGTTGCAAATCGTTATCGCTGGCAAATTTTAATTAAAACTTCTCAAGAATCTTCTATTATTTTACCTAAATTCTCTGAGTTTAATTCCAGTTCTGTTTATATTACCATTGATATTGATCCTCTGCATTTGTAG
- a CDS encoding sugar phosphate nucleotidyltransferase, translating into MKAMILAAGKGTRIRPITYTIPKPLIPILQKPVMEFLVELLRMHGFDQIMVNVSHLADEIENYFRDGQRFGVQISYSFEGRIEEGNLIGQALGSAGGMKRIQDFNPFFDDTFVVLCGDALIDLDLAEAVRWHREKGSIATIVMKSVPQDQVSSYGVVVTDKTGRVKAFQEKPSVEEALSTDINTGIYIFEPEIFKYIPSGCEYDIGSQLFPHLVDIGAPFYGISMDFEWVDIGKVPDYWQAIRSVLLGYIKNVSIPGHQVYPGIYTGLNVAVNWDQVNIQGPVYIGGMTRIEDGATIIGPTMIGPNCWICNDAYVDNSVIFEYSRLGPGVRLVDKLVFGRYCVDKLGASIDVQAAALDWLITDTRQVFNSDSSERQAIVDLLGNS; encoded by the coding sequence ATGAAAGCCATGATTTTGGCCGCTGGAAAAGGAACTCGTATCCGTCCCATTACTTATACGATCCCGAAACCTTTAATTCCTATTCTGCAAAAACCAGTAATGGAATTTTTGGTGGAATTACTGCGAATGCACGGGTTTGACCAAATTATGGTCAATGTTAGCCACTTAGCAGATGAAATTGAAAACTATTTTCGAGATGGTCAACGGTTTGGGGTTCAAATTTCTTATTCCTTTGAAGGAAGAATTGAGGAGGGAAATTTAATCGGACAAGCCTTGGGTTCAGCCGGAGGGATGAAACGAATTCAAGATTTTAATCCCTTTTTTGATGATACCTTTGTGGTTTTGTGTGGGGATGCGTTAATTGATTTAGACTTAGCAGAAGCGGTGAGGTGGCATCGAGAAAAAGGTTCTATTGCCACCATTGTTATGAAATCTGTTCCTCAAGATCAAGTTTCTAGTTATGGGGTTGTTGTTACGGACAAAACGGGTCGTGTTAAAGCTTTTCAAGAAAAACCTTCCGTAGAAGAAGCTCTCAGCACAGATATTAATACGGGGATTTATATTTTTGAACCAGAGATTTTTAAATATATTCCATCCGGGTGTGAGTATGATATTGGTAGCCAATTATTTCCCCATTTAGTCGATATTGGTGCACCTTTTTATGGCATTTCTATGGATTTTGAATGGGTGGATATTGGCAAAGTGCCCGACTATTGGCAAGCGATTCGCAGTGTGTTATTAGGATATATTAAAAACGTTTCGATTCCCGGTCATCAGGTGTATCCAGGGATCTATACGGGGTTAAATGTGGCTGTCAACTGGGATCAAGTCAATATCCAAGGCCCGGTTTATATTGGAGGGATGACTCGTATTGAAGATGGAGCAACGATTATTGGCCCGACGATGATTGGCCCTAACTGCTGGATTTGCAACGATGCTTATGTAGACAATAGCGTGATTTTTGAATATTCTCGTTTAGGCCCAGGAGTGCGTTTAGTCGATAAATTGGTATTTGGGCGCTATTGTGTAGATAAACTCGGTGCTTCCATTGATGTCCAAGCAGCGGCCCTTGATTGGTTAATTACAGATACTCGTCAAGTGTTTAATTCAGATTCTTCTGAACGACAAGCCATCGTCGATTTATTGGGTAATTCTTAA
- a CDS encoding segregation/condensation protein A, with translation MAVATPQDALTALSEGIALLIDLAQRGEIDPWDVQVIDVIDRYLSKLTPPEESTSSNNFTELSQSGQAFLYASMLVLLKADSLMATEIDPNATLPEAEEFLEPEEEGNGIQRPQQLERQLKRRAVAKIPQKRRVTLSELIEQLQLMAATIAAQKARPRPRPSTAKTRSTTARAIAELAHQENLVEMAAQVERLLNLEGAQQSQEWFELDQLLALWLQTKPPQPPPVSEENPVHLSPNHDRVGVFWALLLLSAQSKVELVQEEFYQDLKIRSLTELSPNS, from the coding sequence TTGGCCGTTGCCACCCCTCAAGATGCCTTAACGGCTCTATCCGAGGGAATTGCACTCCTAATTGACTTGGCGCAGAGGGGAGAAATTGATCCTTGGGATGTTCAGGTGATTGATGTCATTGATCGTTATCTCAGTAAACTGACACCCCCAGAGGAATCAACCTCTAGCAATAATTTTACCGAGTTGTCCCAGTCCGGCCAAGCCTTTTTGTATGCCTCTATGCTCGTCTTGCTCAAGGCAGATAGTTTGATGGCAACGGAAATAGACCCGAATGCGACCTTACCCGAAGCAGAAGAGTTCCTCGAACCAGAAGAGGAAGGCAATGGCATTCAACGGCCCCAACAACTGGAACGACAACTGAAACGACGGGCCGTTGCTAAAATTCCCCAAAAACGGCGAGTCACGTTGTCAGAACTGATTGAACAGTTGCAACTGATGGCTGCTACCATTGCAGCCCAAAAAGCTCGCCCCCGCCCCCGTCCCAGTACCGCCAAAACCAGATCAACAACCGCACGGGCGATCGCTGAGTTGGCCCACCAGGAAAACTTAGTGGAAATGGCGGCGCAAGTTGAACGACTGTTGAATCTCGAAGGAGCACAACAGAGTCAGGAATGGTTTGAGCTTGACCAGCTATTAGCCCTGTGGTTACAGACGAAGCCACCGCAACCCCCCCCCGTTTCGGAAGAAAACCCGGTTCACTTAAGTCCAAATCATGATCGGGTGGGGGTGTTTTGGGCCTTATTATTATTATCGGCTCAATCTAAAGTCGAGCTAGTCCAAGAGGAATTTTATCAAGACCTTAAAATTCGCTCTCTGACTGAGCTATCACCAAACTCTTAA
- a CDS encoding LapA family protein, translated as MRALNFLFIFIICLGLVLFSLQNTNLATVQLIEGVEVQAPIAIELIIATGFGAFLAWIFSLWSRLQRTLANREASRQLRQQEKRIQELETNLQKQLNDYQNSLETQQKTLIPTVEVLTHTPEVLSKEQPADGVVG; from the coding sequence ATGCGCGCGCTGAATTTTTTGTTTATTTTTATTATCTGTTTAGGATTAGTTTTGTTTAGTTTACAAAACACTAATCTGGCCACCGTTCAACTCATCGAAGGAGTAGAAGTACAAGCCCCCATTGCGATTGAATTAATAATTGCTACCGGATTTGGTGCATTTTTAGCTTGGATTTTTAGTTTATGGTCAAGATTGCAACGCACCCTTGCTAACCGGGAAGCATCCCGTCAACTGCGACAACAAGAAAAACGAATTCAAGAGTTAGAAACGAATCTGCAAAAACAACTCAATGATTATCAAAACTCCTTAGAAACTCAACAAAAAACATTGATTCCCACCGTTGAAGTTTTAACCCATACTCCTGAAGTCCTTTCAAAGGAACAACCCGCCGACGGTGTTGTCGGGTAA